A region from the Mesorhizobium sp. J8 genome encodes:
- a CDS encoding UDP-2,3-diacylglucosamine diphosphatase, which translates to MSDPEPRTFRAMFISDVHLGSKAAKADFLIDFLRYHDAEIIYLVGDIVDGWRLRRSWHWPQSHNDVVQKLLRKARKGASITYIAGNHDEFARQFQGVHFGGIVVADRAIHETADGRRLLVIHGDQFDTVVHNQRWLAYLGDYAYDTAMLINRVVTKLRHLLGLPYWSFSSWAKVKVKKAVNFIGSFQTVLSEEARRSHVDGVICGHIHHAAIESYGDVQYINTGDWVESCTAVVEHFDGRMEILTWAHVLPEASAGNETLVPIDIIDLKGRAAQAA; encoded by the coding sequence ATGTCAGACCCAGAGCCCCGCACTTTCCGCGCAATGTTCATTTCCGACGTGCATCTCGGCTCGAAGGCGGCCAAGGCCGATTTCCTGATCGATTTCCTGCGGTATCACGATGCTGAGATCATCTACCTTGTCGGCGATATCGTCGATGGCTGGCGGCTGCGGCGCAGCTGGCATTGGCCGCAGAGCCACAACGACGTGGTGCAGAAGCTGCTGCGCAAGGCGCGCAAGGGCGCCTCGATCACCTATATCGCCGGCAATCACGACGAATTCGCGCGCCAGTTCCAGGGCGTGCATTTCGGCGGCATCGTCGTCGCCGACCGCGCCATTCACGAGACCGCCGACGGCCGGCGCCTGCTGGTCATCCATGGCGACCAGTTCGACACGGTGGTGCACAACCAGCGCTGGCTCGCCTATCTTGGCGACTATGCCTATGACACGGCGATGCTGATCAACCGGGTGGTGACGAAGCTGCGCCATCTGCTCGGCCTGCCTTACTGGTCGTTCTCGTCCTGGGCCAAGGTCAAGGTGAAGAAGGCGGTGAACTTCATCGGCTCGTTCCAGACGGTGCTTTCGGAAGAAGCCCGGCGCTCGCATGTCGATGGCGTGATCTGCGGCCATATCCATCACGCCGCCATCGAAAGCTATGGCGACGTGCAGTACATCAACACCGGCGACTGGGTGGAAAGCTGCACGGCGGTGGTCGAGCATTTCGATGGCCGCATGGAAATCCTGACCTGGGCGCATGTGCTGCCTGAGGCTTCGGCCGGCAACGAAACGCTGGTGCCGATCGACATCATCGATCTCAAGGGCAGGGCAGCTCAGGCCGCCTGA
- the gltX gene encoding glutamate--tRNA ligase, with the protein MTVTVRFAPSPTGRIHIGNARTALFNWLFAMNNKGRFIQRFDDTDIARSKQEYADSILYDLHWLGIFPDVTEYQSRRFEIYDAAVERLKAARVLYACYETPEELDLRRKVRRTRGLPPVYGREALTLTPEQVAEYQSDGRKPHWRFLLPNFTSDPLQPERTEVHWNDLVRGEETVDLASLSDPVLVREDGTYLYTLPSVVDDIEMGVSHVIRGDDHVTNTGVQIAIFKALGAEPPVFGHHNLLTTVSGEGLSKRTGALSIESLREDGIEPMAVASLAVLVGTSENVTAARDLNELAGHFDPAATSKSASKFDPDELFVLNRTLMHHMPFEEARDRLIVLGISGEKAEPFWLAVRGNLDRLSDAAIWWRILNEGPQEPAEFSGEDRDFLNQAFDLLPEEPWNGTVWKDWTGKIREATGRKGKPLFMPLRLALTGRTSGPELSDLLPLMGREGTLARRP; encoded by the coding sequence ATGACAGTTACCGTACGTTTTGCCCCGTCACCGACCGGCCGCATCCATATCGGCAATGCGCGCACCGCGCTGTTCAACTGGCTTTTTGCCATGAACAACAAGGGCCGATTCATACAGCGTTTCGACGACACCGATATTGCCCGCTCGAAGCAGGAATATGCCGATTCCATTCTTTACGACCTGCACTGGCTGGGCATCTTCCCGGACGTCACCGAGTATCAGTCGCGCCGCTTCGAGATCTACGACGCGGCGGTCGAGCGGCTGAAGGCGGCTCGCGTGCTCTATGCCTGCTACGAGACGCCGGAAGAGCTCGACCTGCGCCGCAAGGTGCGCCGCACGCGCGGCCTGCCGCCTGTCTATGGCCGCGAGGCGCTGACGCTGACGCCGGAGCAGGTGGCCGAGTACCAGTCGGACGGACGCAAGCCGCATTGGCGCTTCCTGCTGCCCAATTTCACCAGCGACCCGCTGCAGCCGGAGCGCACCGAGGTGCATTGGAACGATCTGGTGCGCGGCGAGGAGACCGTCGATCTCGCCTCGCTGTCGGATCCTGTCCTGGTGCGCGAGGACGGCACCTATCTCTACACGCTGCCTTCGGTGGTCGACGACATCGAGATGGGCGTCAGCCACGTCATCCGTGGCGACGACCATGTCACCAACACCGGCGTGCAGATCGCCATCTTCAAGGCGCTCGGCGCCGAGCCACCGGTCTTCGGCCACCACAACCTGCTGACCACGGTATCGGGCGAGGGGCTGTCGAAGCGCACCGGCGCTCTGTCGATCGAAAGCCTGCGCGAGGATGGCATCGAGCCGATGGCGGTTGCCTCGCTGGCCGTGCTCGTCGGCACGTCGGAGAATGTCACCGCCGCGCGCGACCTCAACGAGCTTGCCGGCCATTTCGACCCGGCGGCGACGTCCAAGTCAGCCTCGAAATTCGACCCGGACGAACTCTTCGTGCTCAACCGCACGCTGATGCATCATATGCCGTTCGAGGAAGCGCGCGACCGGCTGATCGTGCTTGGCATTTCCGGCGAGAAGGCCGAGCCGTTCTGGCTGGCAGTGCGCGGCAATCTCGACCGCCTGTCGGACGCCGCCATCTGGTGGCGCATCCTGAACGAGGGTCCGCAAGAGCCGGCCGAGTTTTCCGGCGAGGATCGCGACTTCCTCAACCAGGCGTTCGATCTGCTGCCGGAGGAGCCGTGGAACGGCACCGTCTGGAAGGACTGGACCGGCAAGATCAGGGAAGCGACCGGGCGCAAGGGCAAGCCGTTGTTCATGCCGCTGCGGTTGGCGCTTACCGGGCGGACTTCGGGGCCGGAGCTTTCAGATCTATTGCCGCTGATGGGTCGGGAAGGAACGCTGGCCCGACGACCCTGA
- a CDS encoding DUF2865 domain-containing protein codes for MKGLKLMHLAALLAALAGSAVAVTDSLAASRICRQLEAELAATRGGGGGPGLVRKYDDAIARQREQLAKARSRASDANCGFTLFSRNVSQCAAINASIERMNANLDTLQAKRERLSAGGGTRRDRSRILAALDANGCRGDEPPPRRAPLQEASRDNAGGNLFEQLFGRQDQQLETPDAPGAPDAADVPADDPSVRNIRRIINQPDGTDLPRPVGEFRTMCVRTCDGYFFPMSNAASVGDFERDQKNCESSCPGTEMQVFYSRGMDDDSGSMTSSVTGQPYASLPTAYLYKQVNYSRPPSCGCNAQASNFTIIGGNPPNPEQSRPESGMAPFIPVPAVKPDPGADPETLANAEGGLDLEAIKRLTTKAPVSPVSALPPDQRKVRVVGPAFLPDPSAAIDLKAPAPKSAR; via the coding sequence ATGAAGGGGTTGAAGCTGATGCATCTTGCGGCGCTGCTTGCGGCGCTTGCAGGCTCAGCCGTCGCCGTCACGGACTCCCTGGCGGCATCCCGCATATGCCGGCAGCTCGAAGCCGAACTCGCCGCTACGCGCGGTGGCGGCGGAGGGCCGGGCCTCGTGCGCAAATATGACGACGCGATCGCGCGCCAGCGCGAGCAGTTGGCGAAGGCCCGCAGCCGGGCAAGCGACGCCAATTGCGGCTTCACGCTTTTTTCACGCAATGTCAGCCAGTGCGCGGCGATCAACGCCTCGATAGAGCGCATGAACGCCAATCTCGACACGCTGCAGGCCAAGCGCGAGCGGCTGTCCGCCGGTGGCGGCACGCGGCGCGACCGCAGTCGTATCCTCGCGGCGCTCGATGCCAATGGCTGCCGCGGCGACGAGCCCCCGCCCCGCCGCGCGCCGCTTCAGGAGGCTTCCCGCGACAATGCCGGCGGCAATCTGTTCGAGCAACTTTTCGGCCGCCAGGACCAGCAGCTCGAAACGCCCGATGCTCCCGGCGCCCCGGACGCGGCGGACGTACCTGCCGATGATCCCAGCGTGCGCAACATCCGCCGCATCATCAACCAGCCGGACGGCACGGACCTGCCAAGGCCGGTCGGCGAGTTCCGCACGATGTGCGTGCGCACCTGCGACGGCTATTTCTTCCCGATGTCCAATGCTGCGTCCGTCGGAGATTTCGAACGCGACCAGAAGAATTGCGAATCGAGCTGCCCCGGCACCGAGATGCAGGTCTTCTATTCGCGCGGAATGGACGACGATTCGGGATCGATGACCTCCTCGGTCACCGGGCAACCCTACGCCTCGCTGCCGACCGCCTATCTCTACAAGCAGGTCAATTACTCACGCCCGCCGAGTTGCGGCTGCAACGCGCAGGCCAGCAATTTCACGATCATCGGCGGCAACCCGCCCAATCCCGAGCAGTCGCGGCCGGAGAGCGGGATGGCGCCCTTCATCCCCGTGCCGGCAGTGAAGCCCGATCCCGGCGCCGATCCCGAAACGCTCGCCAATGCCGAAGGCGGGCTCGACCTGGAAGCGATCAAGCGGCTGACCACCAAGGCGCCGGTGTCGCCGGTCTCGGCGCTGCCGCCGGATCAGCGCAAGGTCAGGGTCGTCGGGCCAGCGTTCCTTCCCGACCCATCAGCGGCAATAGATCTGAAAGCTCCGGCCCCGAAGTCCGCCCGGTAA
- a CDS encoding NADP-dependent malic enzyme, whose product MDGENKKTARSDLDEAALFFHKHPTPGKLEIQATKPLGNQRDLALAYSPGVAAPCLEIRDDPATAADYTARANLVGVVSNGSAVLGLGNIGPLASKPVMEGKAVLFKKFAGIDVFDIEIDAPGIERMVETVAALEPTFGGINLEDIKAPECFEVEERLKARMGIPVFHDDQHGTAIIVAAAVLNGLELAGKTISDIKIVTSGAGAAALACLNLLVSLGAKVENIWVTDRFGVAYKGRVEEMDRWKDPYVKDTEARTLADVIPGADVFLGLSAAGVLKPELLEHMAPKPLILALANPNPEIMPEAARAARPDAMICTGRSDFPNQVNNVLCFPYIFRGALDCGASAINEEMKMAAVRAIAALAREEPSDVAARAYSGETPIFGPDFLIPSPFDPRLILRIAPAVAKAACDTGVATRPIADFAAYIDKLNRFVFRSGLVMKPVFSSAKTASAKRVIYADGEDERVLRAAQVVLEEGIAEPTLIGRPHVVEVRLKRYGLRIRPGVDFALINPEDDPRYRHYVDLLIELAGRRGVTTEAARTMVRTNNTVIAALALRRGDADAMICGLEGRFERHLRNVSLIIGPRAGVKDRDLSTLSMLISQRGIIFLTDTYVSIDPTAEEIAEMTVLAAEEIRRFGMEPKAALLSFSDFGSRDAPSAFKMRQAAAILARIAPDLECDGEMHADTALSQHLRQRVYPHSRLNGEANLLVFPNLDSANITLTALGAMMDALHVGPILLGTDKPAHILTPSVTSRGVVNMTALAVVEAAHKAQALVDLN is encoded by the coding sequence ATGGACGGCGAGAACAAGAAAACGGCCCGGTCGGACCTCGACGAGGCCGCCCTCTTCTTCCACAAGCATCCCACTCCGGGAAAGCTCGAGATCCAGGCGACGAAGCCGCTCGGCAACCAGCGCGACCTGGCCCTTGCCTATTCGCCGGGCGTGGCAGCCCCCTGCCTCGAGATTCGCGATGATCCGGCGACCGCCGCCGACTACACCGCCCGCGCCAATCTCGTCGGCGTCGTCTCCAACGGCTCCGCCGTGCTTGGGCTCGGCAATATCGGCCCGCTCGCCTCCAAGCCGGTGATGGAAGGCAAGGCGGTGCTGTTCAAGAAATTCGCCGGCATAGACGTCTTCGACATCGAGATCGACGCACCGGGGATCGAGCGCATGGTCGAGACGGTGGCCGCGCTCGAGCCGACCTTCGGCGGCATCAATCTCGAGGACATCAAGGCGCCGGAATGCTTCGAGGTCGAGGAGCGGCTGAAGGCCCGCATGGGCATTCCGGTTTTCCACGACGACCAGCACGGCACTGCGATCATCGTCGCCGCCGCCGTGCTCAACGGGCTGGAACTGGCGGGCAAGACGATTTCCGACATCAAGATTGTCACCTCCGGCGCCGGCGCTGCCGCGCTTGCCTGCCTCAACCTTCTGGTCTCGCTCGGCGCCAAGGTGGAAAACATCTGGGTCACCGACCGTTTCGGCGTCGCCTACAAGGGCCGCGTCGAGGAGATGGACCGCTGGAAAGACCCTTATGTGAAGGACACCGAGGCGCGCACGCTGGCCGATGTCATTCCTGGTGCCGACGTCTTTCTCGGCCTCTCCGCCGCCGGCGTGCTGAAGCCGGAGCTTCTGGAGCACATGGCGCCGAAGCCGCTGATCCTGGCCTTGGCCAACCCCAATCCCGAGATCATGCCGGAAGCGGCGCGCGCCGCGCGGCCGGACGCCATGATCTGCACCGGCCGCTCGGATTTTCCCAACCAAGTCAATAACGTGCTGTGCTTTCCTTATATCTTCCGCGGCGCGCTGGACTGCGGCGCCAGCGCTATCAACGAGGAGATGAAGATGGCGGCCGTGCGGGCGATCGCCGCCCTTGCCCGCGAAGAGCCCTCCGATGTCGCGGCGCGCGCCTATTCCGGCGAGACGCCGATATTCGGTCCCGATTTCCTGATCCCCTCGCCCTTCGATCCGCGCCTGATCCTGCGCATCGCGCCGGCGGTGGCGAAGGCTGCCTGCGATACCGGCGTTGCAACCCGGCCGATCGCCGATTTCGCCGCCTATATCGACAAGCTCAACCGCTTCGTCTTCCGCTCCGGCCTGGTGATGAAGCCGGTGTTTTCCTCGGCCAAGACGGCAAGCGCCAAGCGCGTCATCTATGCCGACGGCGAGGACGAGCGCGTGCTGCGCGCAGCACAAGTGGTGCTGGAGGAAGGCATTGCCGAACCGACCCTGATCGGCCGCCCGCATGTGGTGGAGGTGCGCCTGAAGCGTTATGGCCTGCGCATCCGGCCGGGCGTCGATTTCGCGTTGATCAATCCGGAAGACGATCCGCGCTACCGCCATTATGTCGACCTTTTGATCGAGCTTGCCGGCCGGCGCGGCGTGACGACGGAAGCCGCCCGCACCATGGTGCGCACCAACAATACGGTGATCGCGGCACTCGCGCTGAGGCGCGGCGACGCGGATGCCATGATCTGCGGGCTCGAAGGCCGCTTCGAGCGGCATTTGCGCAATGTCTCGCTGATCATCGGGCCGCGCGCCGGCGTCAAGGACCGGGATCTTTCGACGCTCTCCATGCTGATTTCGCAGCGGGGCATCATCTTTCTCACCGATACCTATGTCTCCATCGACCCGACCGCCGAAGAGATTGCCGAGATGACCGTTCTGGCGGCGGAGGAGATCAGGCGTTTCGGCATGGAACCCAAGGCCGCCTTGCTCTCCTTCTCGGATTTCGGATCGCGCGACGCGCCGAGTGCGTTCAAGATGCGGCAAGCCGCGGCGATCCTGGCGCGCATCGCGCCCGACCTTGAATGCGACGGCGAGATGCATGCCGATACAGCGCTTTCGCAACATCTGCGCCAGCGCGTCTATCCGCATTCCAGGCTGAACGGCGAAGCCAATCTGCTGGTCTTCCCGAACCTCGATTCGGCCAACATCACGCTTACGGCGCTGGGCGCCATGATGGATGCGCTGCATGTCGGGCCGATCCTGCTCGGCACCGACAAGCCCGCGCACATCTTGACGCCTTCGGTGACCTCGCGCGGCGTCGTCAACATGACCGCGCTGGCCGTTGTCGAGGCGGCGCACAAGGCGCAGGCGCTCGTCGATCTGAATTGA
- a CDS encoding ABC transporter permease: protein MLTIRKRNASGEAAKDAEHRPRVAVGEEGGVLGCAFSGVWTTRTVAAVDADMRKIEQRSGAKQLTLDLSNIEKMDTAGAWLIDRLASAFEKKGVEVHLQGQSEIASILLGAVGDAVRREPESGTAGPPNIILRALELVGRRVYEMRDDFVASMNILGATIRGAQMKLGRGHAVNPAAIFNQIDRMGVGAIPVVVLMSAIVGAIVAQQGAYQLSYFGANIFVVDLVGVLILRELGVLMTAIMLAGRSGSAITAEIGSMKMREEVDALKVIGLNPIGVLVFPRLVALVIGLPCLTIIANFAALAGGIVAAWLYSDIPPAAFIDRLRVAIDLSTIFAGLIKAPFMALIIGIIASVEGMKVGGSAESLGLHVTASVVKSIFVVIILDGLFAMFYAAIGF from the coding sequence ATGTTGACCATCCGCAAACGCAACGCAAGCGGCGAGGCCGCCAAGGACGCCGAGCACCGGCCGCGCGTTGCCGTGGGCGAGGAAGGCGGCGTGCTAGGCTGCGCCTTTTCCGGCGTGTGGACGACGCGCACCGTCGCGGCGGTCGATGCCGACATGCGCAAGATCGAGCAGAGAAGCGGCGCGAAACAGCTGACGCTCGATCTTTCCAACATCGAGAAAATGGACACTGCCGGCGCCTGGCTGATCGATCGGCTGGCCAGCGCCTTCGAGAAGAAAGGCGTCGAGGTCCATCTGCAGGGTCAGAGCGAGATCGCCTCGATCCTGCTCGGCGCGGTCGGAGACGCGGTCCGCCGCGAGCCTGAATCGGGCACGGCCGGTCCGCCCAACATCATCCTGCGCGCGCTGGAACTGGTCGGCCGCCGCGTCTATGAGATGCGGGACGATTTCGTCGCCTCGATGAACATCCTCGGCGCCACGATCCGCGGCGCGCAGATGAAGCTCGGACGCGGTCACGCGGTCAATCCCGCCGCGATCTTCAACCAGATCGATCGCATGGGCGTCGGCGCGATACCGGTGGTGGTGCTGATGTCGGCCATCGTCGGCGCCATCGTCGCCCAGCAGGGCGCCTATCAGCTCAGCTATTTCGGCGCCAACATCTTCGTCGTCGACCTCGTCGGCGTGCTCATCCTGCGCGAGCTCGGCGTGCTGATGACGGCGATCATGCTCGCGGGACGTTCGGGCAGCGCCATCACCGCCGAGATCGGCTCGATGAAGATGCGCGAGGAGGTCGACGCGCTGAAGGTGATCGGCCTCAACCCGATCGGCGTGCTGGTCTTTCCGCGGCTCGTCGCGCTGGTGATCGGGCTGCCATGCCTCACCATCATCGCCAATTTCGCGGCCCTCGCCGGGGGCATCGTCGCTGCCTGGCTCTATTCCGACATTCCGCCGGCAGCGTTCATCGACAGGCTGCGTGTGGCCATCGATCTCAGCACCATCTTCGCCGGCCTGATCAAGGCGCCATTCATGGCCCTGATCATCGGCATCATCGCATCGGTCGAGGGCATGAAAGTCGGCGGCAGCGCCGAATCGCTCGGCCTGCACGTGACCGCGTCCGTGGTGAAGTCGATCTTCGTCGTCATCATTCTCGACGGGCTTTTCGCCATGTTCTACGCAGCGATCGGGTTCTGA
- a CDS encoding MFS transporter — translation MSLPPLSPEQLVKPSHFELRMSLIFATLFVSQGTHLPYFPLWLQAKGFHAEQIAVILAAPMFLRVMTTPMLTALADRAKDRANVYIVLVAASMVISAGYFLPATYAIVLAVSLLLTIVWTPHSPMADSLALSGVRRFGSNYTAMRKWGSISYLGANVVGGFILAATGPQAVPAIIFVALGAALVAAVAAPRMGRPRKASPLSATEIQHKAPSLFNAYFLYFTLGVGVITASHAFLYGFVSIYWKSIGIGDSVVGLLWAWGVVSEVCMFLFFNRIFASVSVVRVMVIAGIGSIVRWIAFPLVWPLGLGVAGFFLVQSLHSVSVAMVLIGLQKMIGETVSEERTGAAQGIAYFFNGFFMAAVTLASGPLYDRLGVDGFWAMIPIAIIGMVLIGLASRSAPKHPVRG, via the coding sequence ATGTCGCTGCCGCCCCTGTCGCCCGAGCAACTCGTCAAACCAAGCCATTTCGAATTGCGCATGAGCCTGATCTTCGCGACCTTGTTCGTGTCGCAAGGCACGCACCTGCCTTATTTTCCGCTCTGGCTGCAGGCGAAAGGTTTTCATGCGGAGCAGATCGCCGTCATCCTGGCGGCGCCGATGTTCCTGCGCGTGATGACGACGCCGATGCTGACGGCGCTCGCCGACCGGGCGAAGGACCGCGCCAATGTCTACATCGTTCTGGTCGCGGCCTCGATGGTCATCTCGGCTGGCTACTTCCTTCCGGCCACCTACGCCATCGTGCTCGCCGTGTCGCTGTTGCTGACGATCGTCTGGACGCCGCATTCGCCGATGGCCGATTCGCTGGCGCTGTCCGGCGTGCGGCGCTTCGGCTCCAATTACACGGCCATGCGCAAATGGGGTTCAATCTCTTATCTCGGCGCCAATGTCGTGGGCGGCTTCATCCTGGCGGCGACGGGTCCGCAAGCGGTTCCGGCCATCATCTTCGTCGCACTCGGCGCGGCCCTGGTCGCGGCAGTGGCGGCACCGCGCATGGGGCGGCCCCGCAAGGCCTCGCCACTGTCGGCCACCGAGATCCAGCATAAGGCGCCGAGCCTGTTCAACGCCTATTTCCTCTATTTCACGCTCGGCGTCGGCGTCATCACCGCCAGCCACGCCTTCCTTTACGGCTTCGTGTCGATCTACTGGAAATCGATCGGCATCGGCGATTCCGTCGTCGGCCTGCTATGGGCCTGGGGCGTGGTGTCCGAAGTCTGCATGTTCCTGTTCTTCAATCGTATTTTTGCTTCGGTCTCGGTCGTCAGGGTAATGGTGATCGCCGGCATCGGCTCGATCGTGCGCTGGATCGCCTTTCCGCTCGTCTGGCCGCTCGGTCTTGGCGTCGCCGGCTTCTTCCTTGTCCAGTCGCTGCATTCGGTGTCGGTGGCGATGGTTTTGATCGGTCTGCAGAAGATGATCGGCGAGACGGTTTCCGAGGAGCGCACCGGGGCCGCGCAAGGCATCGCCTATTTCTTCAATGGCTTCTTCATGGCGGCGGTGACGCTTGCCTCCGGCCCGCTCTACGACCGCCTGGGCGTCGACGGCTTCTGGGCGATGATCCCGATCGCCATCATTGGCATGGTGCTGATAGGCCTCGCTTCCCGCTCAGCCCCAAAGCACCCTGTCAGGGGATGA
- a CDS encoding SDR family oxidoreductase, with amino-acid sequence MDLGIRGKKAIVCASSKGLGKGCAMALAEAGVDLVVNGRNAELLARTAAEIREKFGVTVVEVAGDVSKPEVQKALLAACPEPDILVNNNGGPPLRDFRELDRAKILEGVTQNMVTPIELIQAVIDGMAKRGFGRIVNITSLSVYVPIPGLDLSSGARAGLTSFLAGVARTVIDRNVTINSLLPGKLDTDRLRGPHEAGTPEDPSAAAARKARISADVPAKRLGTPEEFGQICAFLCSVHAGYLTGQNIPVDGGLYVSAF; translated from the coding sequence ATGGATCTCGGCATTCGCGGCAAGAAGGCCATCGTCTGTGCTTCGAGCAAGGGACTTGGAAAAGGCTGCGCCATGGCGCTGGCCGAGGCGGGCGTCGACCTCGTCGTCAACGGGCGCAACGCTGAGCTTCTGGCCAGGACCGCCGCCGAAATTCGCGAAAAGTTCGGCGTCACGGTGGTCGAAGTCGCAGGCGATGTGTCGAAGCCCGAGGTGCAGAAGGCGCTGCTTGCCGCCTGTCCCGAACCCGACATCCTGGTCAACAACAATGGCGGCCCGCCGCTGCGCGACTTCCGCGAGCTCGACCGCGCCAAGATCCTCGAGGGTGTGACCCAGAACATGGTGACGCCCATCGAGCTGATCCAGGCGGTGATCGACGGCATGGCCAAGCGCGGCTTCGGCCGCATCGTCAACATCACTTCGCTGTCGGTCTATGTGCCGATCCCCGGCCTTGACCTGTCGTCCGGCGCGCGCGCCGGCCTGACCTCCTTCCTCGCCGGGGTGGCGCGCACCGTGATCGACCGCAACGTCACCATCAACAGCCTCCTGCCCGGCAAGCTCGATACCGACCGGCTGCGCGGCCCGCATGAGGCCGGCACTCCGGAAGACCCGTCCGCTGCCGCAGCGCGCAAGGCCCGCATCAGTGCCGACGTGCCGGCGAAACGTCTCGGCACGCCGGAGGAGTTCGGCCAGATCTGCGCCTTCCTCTGCTCGGTCCATGCCGGCTATCTCACCGGCCAGAACATCCCGGTCGACGGCGGCCTCTACGTCAGCGCGTTCTGA
- the dgcA gene encoding N-acetyl-D-Glu racemase DgcA, with the protein MARVISVEMERFPIAGTFTISRGSKTEAEVITVTITEQGRSGRGECVPYKRYGETMEGVRAAIEAMRDPILAGIGRTALLAAMPAGAARNAIDCALWDLEAKLTGTPVAAAIGILQTRPLETAYTLSLAEPEAMAAQARANAARPLLKVKIGGDNDMARIRAVTEAAPESRIILDANEGWTDENVEANLAFAAQHGIALVEQPLPAGKDDILRRIAHPVPVCADESVHAAKDLDALVGLYDAVNIKLDKSGGLTEALTLRDRARDLGFGIMVGCMVGTSLAMAPAVLLAQDADFVDLDGPLLLARDREPGLVYQGSLVSSPDRVLWG; encoded by the coding sequence ATGGCGCGTGTCATTTCGGTCGAAATGGAGCGATTCCCGATCGCCGGCACCTTCACCATCTCACGCGGGTCCAAAACCGAGGCCGAAGTCATCACCGTAACGATCACTGAACAGGGACGTTCCGGGCGCGGCGAATGCGTGCCCTACAAGCGCTATGGCGAGACCATGGAGGGGGTGCGCGCAGCCATCGAGGCCATGCGCGATCCGATCCTCGCCGGCATCGGCCGGACCGCTCTGCTCGCGGCCATGCCCGCGGGCGCCGCGCGAAACGCCATCGATTGCGCCCTTTGGGACCTGGAAGCCAAGCTGACCGGCACGCCCGTAGCGGCGGCGATCGGCATTCTTCAGACCAGGCCGCTGGAAACCGCCTACACCTTGTCTCTCGCTGAACCGGAAGCCATGGCGGCGCAAGCACGCGCCAACGCCGCGCGGCCCTTGCTCAAGGTCAAGATCGGCGGCGACAACGACATGGCGAGGATCCGCGCCGTAACGGAGGCCGCTCCCGAAAGCCGCATCATCCTCGATGCCAATGAGGGCTGGACCGACGAAAATGTCGAGGCGAACCTCGCCTTCGCCGCGCAGCACGGCATCGCGCTGGTGGAACAGCCGCTGCCGGCCGGCAAGGACGATATCCTGCGCCGGATCGCGCATCCGGTGCCGGTCTGCGCCGACGAAAGCGTGCATGCCGCGAAGGATCTCGATGCGCTGGTCGGCCTCTACGACGCCGTCAACATCAAGCTCGACAAGTCCGGCGGCCTGACGGAAGCGTTGACATTGCGCGACCGCGCGCGCGACCTGGGCTTCGGCATCATGGTGGGCTGCATGGTCGGCACCTCGCTTGCCATGGCGCCGGCGGTGCTGTTGGCGCAGGATGCCGACTTCGTCGACCTCGACGGTCCGCTGCTCTTGGCGCGCGATCGCGAGCCCGGGCTCGTCTACCAGGGATCGCTCGTTTCATCCCCTGACAGGGTGCTTTGGGGCTGA